In Mastigocladopsis repens PCC 10914, a single window of DNA contains:
- a CDS encoding MBOAT family O-acyltransferase, with protein sequence MNFISILYGLFLLSVLGIYWSVAQQRLRLMTLLIASLVFYASLQAHYIPLLLALTFINFRLGREIDENTSPKPHSLNWQLNNEEWQSAQIDWNRRRLKLLWLGIVLNVFLLLGFKYLPPLLRSVLPGIATSSADSFKVIAPLGISFFTFECIAYLVDVYRGAPATQEFLQFAAYKFFFAKLISGPITRFHNLANQFKNLRLLTPDIVAEGLWLIARGAVKKGILADHLGVFVDLCFGNLQRAGSGDLWLATFAYGFQLYLDFSGYVDIARGSALLFGLVLPENFDFPYFSTSIADFWRRWHITLGDWLRNYLYFPLGGSRQGLDRTCLNLMIIMLIAGIWHGAALGFLVWGAFHGLALAVHRVTDAISDRFEDWENFWQQPLGIFLAWLLTQFMVFTSWIWFRLPSLAESSLVFQHLWGFPGDEQFAQKVYVDALNRSPYQLAMLLVVLATLMAIVYAFNRTLKLQFNWSVKLVFVPLCFYSVWLLAPEGSLPYIYFDF encoded by the coding sequence ATGAACTTTATATCAATTCTATACGGGCTGTTCTTGCTAAGTGTGCTAGGAATTTACTGGTCTGTAGCACAGCAAAGATTGCGGCTAATGACATTGCTGATTGCTAGTCTTGTGTTCTATGCATCTTTGCAAGCTCATTACATTCCATTGCTATTAGCACTTACTTTTATAAACTTTCGCTTGGGACGAGAAATCGATGAAAATACCTCACCAAAACCTCATAGTTTAAACTGGCAGCTTAACAACGAAGAGTGGCAGTCTGCTCAAATTGATTGGAATCGGCGCCGTCTCAAGCTTTTGTGGCTGGGTATAGTTTTGAATGTTTTTTTACTACTAGGTTTCAAATACTTGCCGCCTTTATTAAGGTCGGTTTTGCCCGGTATAGCAACCTCATCTGCTGACTCTTTTAAAGTGATTGCACCTTTAGGAATTTCATTTTTCACCTTTGAGTGCATTGCCTATTTAGTTGATGTCTATCGTGGTGCGCCGGCTACTCAGGAGTTTCTCCAATTTGCCGCCTACAAATTTTTCTTTGCCAAACTCATTTCAGGTCCAATTACTCGTTTCCACAACTTAGCGAATCAATTTAAAAATCTTCGCTTGCTAACTCCTGATATTGTGGCAGAGGGACTATGGCTGATTGCAAGGGGTGCAGTCAAAAAAGGTATTTTGGCAGATCACTTAGGAGTTTTTGTTGATTTATGTTTTGGCAATTTGCAAAGGGCGGGTAGTGGTGATTTATGGTTAGCAACTTTTGCCTACGGCTTCCAGTTGTATTTGGATTTTAGTGGTTACGTAGACATTGCCCGTGGTAGTGCTTTGCTATTTGGATTAGTATTACCTGAAAATTTTGACTTTCCCTACTTCAGCACCAGTATTGCTGACTTTTGGCGGCGCTGGCACATAACTCTGGGAGATTGGTTGCGTAATTACCTGTACTTTCCTTTGGGTGGTTCCCGTCAAGGATTAGATCGCACCTGTCTTAATTTAATGATTATCATGCTGATTGCGGGTATTTGGCACGGAGCCGCTTTGGGTTTCCTTGTCTGGGGCGCATTTCATGGGTTAGCTTTAGCCGTTCATCGAGTCACTGATGCTATCAGCGATCGCTTTGAGGATTGGGAAAATTTCTGGCAACAGCCTCTGGGTATATTTTTGGCTTGGCTGCTGACGCAGTTTATGGTTTTCACCTCTTGGATCTGGTTCCGCCTACCGAGCCTTGCAGAATCTTCTTTAGTCTTTCAGCATCTTTGGGGTTTTCCTGGGGATGAGCAATTTGCTCAAAAGGTGTACGTCGATGCCCTAAATAGAAGCCCATACCAACTGGCAATGTTACTAGTGGTTTTGGCGACTCTCATGGCTATAGTTTACGCCTTTAATCGCACACTTAAGTTGCAGTTCAACTGGTCCGTAAAGCTTGTTTTCGTGCCTTTGTGTTTCTACAGTGTTTGGTTACTTGCTCCCGAAGGCAGCTTGCCTTACATATATTTTGACTTCTAG
- a CDS encoding malic enzyme-like NAD(P)-binding protein produces MPNLTPNSSFSLTLRLEIPNRVGMLANVTKAIATSGGNFGQIDLIEQTRAVSIRDITVDAASTDHAETIVQAVKAVPDIKVLNVYDRTFNLHRGGKISIASRIPLRSVSDLAMAYTPGVGRICTAIAQNPEEVYNLTIKQNTVAIVTDGSAVLGLGNLGPAAALPVMEGKAMLFKEFAGIDAFPICLATQDTDEIVRTVKNLAPVFGGVNLEDIAAPRCFEIEAKLRQELDIPVFHDDQHGTAIVTLAALFNALKLIHKSIADIRIVINGAGAAGVAVARLLKKAGAEKIWMCDSKGIISTSRTDLTQEKREFAVKAQGTLAGAMQGADVFIGLSAPGVLTPEMVRSMAKDPIVFAMANPIPEIQPELIKNDVAVMATGRSDYPNQINNVLAFPGVFRGALDCRAATITTTMYLEAASAIASLIKPSDLDKEHIIPSVFDERVVTAVAGAVQRAARQEGIADS; encoded by the coding sequence ATGCCAAACCTCACCCCTAATTCTAGTTTTAGCTTGACACTCCGCTTGGAGATTCCCAATCGCGTCGGAATGTTGGCTAACGTAACCAAGGCTATAGCAACTAGTGGCGGTAATTTTGGTCAAATTGATTTAATCGAGCAAACAAGAGCTGTTTCTATTCGTGATATCACTGTCGATGCAGCAAGCACCGACCACGCTGAGACAATTGTGCAAGCAGTGAAAGCGGTGCCAGATATTAAGGTGTTGAATGTGTACGATCGCACCTTTAATTTGCATCGCGGTGGTAAAATCAGCATTGCCAGCAGAATTCCTTTAAGAAGTGTGTCGGATTTGGCAATGGCTTACACACCTGGAGTCGGACGCATCTGTACGGCGATCGCTCAAAATCCCGAAGAAGTTTACAACTTAACCATTAAACAAAACACTGTTGCTATTGTTACCGATGGCAGTGCTGTTTTGGGATTGGGAAATCTTGGTCCAGCAGCAGCCCTACCAGTCATGGAAGGTAAAGCTATGCTGTTTAAGGAATTCGCCGGGATTGATGCCTTTCCCATCTGCCTTGCAACTCAAGATACAGATGAGATTGTCCGGACAGTAAAAAATCTTGCTCCTGTATTTGGGGGTGTGAATTTAGAGGATATCGCTGCTCCTCGCTGCTTTGAAATTGAAGCCAAGCTACGGCAGGAATTAGATATCCCCGTTTTTCACGATGACCAACATGGGACAGCGATTGTCACGTTAGCAGCGTTGTTTAACGCCCTGAAGCTGATACACAAATCAATAGCAGATATCCGCATTGTCATTAACGGTGCAGGGGCTGCTGGGGTAGCAGTCGCCCGGTTACTCAAGAAAGCAGGGGCAGAAAAAATTTGGATGTGCGATTCCAAAGGGATTATTTCCACCAGTCGCACTGACTTAACACAGGAAAAGCGGGAATTTGCTGTTAAGGCTCAAGGAACTTTAGCGGGTGCAATGCAAGGCGCAGATGTATTTATCGGTCTCTCAGCACCTGGGGTTTTAACACCAGAAATGGTGCGTTCAATGGCAAAAGATCCAATCGTGTTTGCAATGGCAAATCCAATACCCGAAATTCAGCCAGAATTAATCAAAAACGATGTTGCAGTCATGGCAACAGGTCGCAGTGACTACCCAAATCAAATCAACAACGTGCTAGCTTTTCCTGGGGTTTTTCGTGGTGCTTTGGATTGTCGGGCGGCAACGATTACTACCACAATGTATCTAGAAGCAGCCAGTGCGATCGCATCCTTAATCAAACCTTCAGACCTTGACAAAGAACACATCATTCCTTCTGTGTTTGACGAGCGCGTGGTGACTGCTGTTGCTGGTGCTGTGCAACGCGCAGCACGTCAAGAAGGTATCGCTGATAGTTGA
- the mfd gene encoding transcription-repair coupling factor translates to MAFSSIVRALGRSSLTTELLSKLSRQQELLLSGIPRLPKGLVASALAQTEGKNLFVVCATLEEAGRWTTQLEAMGWQTVHFYPTSEASPYEPFDPETEMTWGQMQVLADLVQLGRRRDEGVGEVGELEGEITPPSSPTPPTPPAKMAIVATVAALQPHLPPAQTFKPFCVTLRRGMEFDLNTFSEQITRLGYERVPLVETEGQWSRRGDIVDVFPVSSELPVRLDWFGDEIQQLREFDPATQRSAALDKIDQLILTPTSFAPIVMAALKDSPEFRVLSAELNDDSGFSTGEQPFAPTDSELIEGSRRFLGLAFDKPASLLDYLPENTLITVDEPEQCHAHSDRWVENAEEQWQLLGSREYEEISPQLPRIHRSFDECLADTTKFQKLNLSELVEENTGINLASRRLPVTPHQFAKIAETLRQERDRKFSVWLISAQPSRSVSLLQEHDCPAQFIPNPRDYLAIDKQQINHTPVALKYSGLAELEGFILPTFRLVVVTDREFYGQHTLATPNYIRKRRKAASKQVDPNKLRPGDFVVHKNHGVGKFLRLESLTLNDETREYLVVQYADGLLRVAADQVGVLSRLRTTSDKPPELNKMTGKAWENTKNKVRKAIKKLAVDLLKLYASRSQQKGIAYSQDTPWQQELEDSFPYQATTDQLKAVQDVKRDMESDRPMDRLVCGDVGFGKTEVAIRAIFKAVTSGGKQVALLAPTTILTQQHYHTLKERFAPYPINVGLLNRFRSAEERREILKRLAIGELDIVVGTHQLLGKGVTFRDLGLLVVDEEQRFGVNQKEKIKSLKTLVDVLTLSATPIPRTLYMSLSGIREMSLIATPPPSRRPIQTHLSPMNPESIRTAIRQELDRGGQVFYVVPRVEGIEEIAGELRQMIPGSRIAIAHGQMEESELESTMLSFSNGEADILVCTTIIESGLDIPRVNTILIEDAHRFGLAQLYQLRGRVGRAGIQAHAWLFYPKQRSLSDAARQRLRAIQEFTQLGSGYQLAMRDMEIRGVGNLLGAEQSGQMEVIGFDLYMEMLEEAIREIRGQEIPKVDDTQIDLNLTAFMPADYITDLDQKMSAYRAVASAKSKEELSQIAADWNDRYGTIPKPATQLLRVMELKQLAKKLGFSRIKPENKQHIVLETQMEEPGWNLLAQNLPETLKSRFVYSPGKVTVRGLAVLKADQQLQTLIDALGKMQGAVVEEAIS, encoded by the coding sequence ATGGCATTTTCTTCCATTGTGCGTGCTTTGGGGCGGTCTTCGCTCACCACTGAACTCCTCTCCAAACTCAGTCGGCAACAAGAGTTGTTGTTAAGTGGCATTCCTCGCTTGCCCAAAGGCTTGGTAGCTTCAGCTTTGGCTCAAACTGAGGGAAAGAATTTGTTCGTGGTCTGTGCGACTCTGGAGGAAGCCGGACGCTGGACAACACAACTGGAGGCAATGGGGTGGCAAACAGTACATTTCTACCCAACCTCCGAGGCATCCCCATACGAACCATTTGATCCCGAAACCGAGATGACCTGGGGACAGATGCAGGTTTTGGCAGATTTGGTGCAACTGGGAAGAAGGCGAGATGAGGGAGTGGGGGAAGTAGGAGAACTAGAGGGAGAAATTACTCCCCCATCTTCCCCTACTCCCCCTACTCCTCCAGCAAAGATGGCGATTGTTGCCACTGTTGCAGCGCTACAACCTCATTTACCACCAGCACAAACCTTTAAACCTTTCTGCGTCACTCTCCGGCGCGGTATGGAATTTGACCTAAATACCTTCAGTGAACAAATTACCAGATTGGGGTATGAAAGGGTGCCTTTGGTGGAAACAGAAGGACAATGGAGCCGACGTGGCGATATTGTTGACGTGTTCCCAGTTTCCTCAGAGTTGCCCGTACGATTAGATTGGTTTGGCGATGAAATTCAGCAGCTACGGGAATTTGACCCAGCCACTCAACGTTCTGCCGCCCTTGACAAAATTGACCAGCTAATTCTTACCCCCACAAGCTTTGCTCCCATCGTCATGGCAGCACTTAAAGATAGTCCTGAGTTCCGTGTGCTGAGTGCTGAGTTAAATGATGACTCAGGATTCAGTACGGGAGAACAACCATTCGCCCCTACAGACTCAGAACTCATAGAGGGTAGCCGTCGCTTTTTAGGGTTAGCTTTTGATAAACCTGCTTCCCTGTTAGATTATTTACCTGAAAACACTCTGATTACCGTTGATGAACCAGAACAGTGCCACGCCCATAGCGATCGCTGGGTAGAGAATGCAGAGGAACAGTGGCAACTGCTTGGAAGCAGGGAATATGAGGAGATTTCGCCCCAATTACCAAGAATTCATCGCTCGTTTGATGAATGTCTGGCAGATACGACAAAATTTCAAAAACTCAATTTATCGGAACTGGTGGAGGAAAACACCGGCATTAATCTCGCCAGTCGCAGGTTGCCGGTCACTCCGCACCAATTCGCCAAAATTGCAGAAACACTGCGACAAGAACGCGATCGCAAGTTCTCGGTTTGGCTGATTTCCGCCCAGCCTTCACGTTCTGTGTCCCTACTGCAAGAACACGACTGTCCTGCCCAGTTTATTCCTAACCCCCGCGACTACCTAGCGATTGACAAGCAGCAAATTAATCACACACCAGTTGCTTTGAAATATTCTGGTCTTGCGGAACTGGAAGGTTTCATTCTGCCTACGTTCCGGCTGGTCGTCGTGACTGACCGCGAATTCTACGGTCAGCACACTCTTGCGACTCCAAACTACATCCGTAAGCGGAGAAAAGCTGCTTCTAAACAAGTTGATCCCAATAAGCTGCGTCCAGGGGATTTTGTAGTTCACAAAAACCACGGGGTCGGCAAATTTCTCAGATTGGAAAGTCTGACACTGAACGACGAAACCCGTGAGTATTTGGTGGTACAGTATGCGGACGGTTTATTGCGTGTCGCAGCTGACCAAGTGGGTGTTTTATCGCGGTTACGCACAACAAGCGATAAACCACCAGAACTCAACAAAATGACTGGTAAGGCTTGGGAAAATACTAAGAACAAAGTCCGCAAAGCCATCAAGAAATTGGCGGTGGATTTACTCAAGCTCTATGCATCGCGATCGCAACAAAAAGGCATTGCTTACTCACAGGATACACCTTGGCAGCAGGAACTGGAAGACTCTTTCCCCTACCAAGCCACAACCGACCAGCTCAAAGCTGTGCAAGATGTGAAACGGGATATGGAAAGCGATCGCCCGATGGATCGCCTGGTTTGTGGAGATGTCGGCTTTGGTAAAACAGAAGTCGCAATTCGCGCCATTTTCAAAGCTGTCACCTCTGGCGGAAAACAAGTGGCGCTGCTTGCGCCGACTACCATCCTGACTCAGCAACACTACCATACCCTCAAAGAGCGCTTTGCTCCCTACCCTATCAACGTCGGGTTACTCAACCGATTCCGTTCTGCTGAAGAACGCCGCGAGATTCTCAAAAGATTGGCGATAGGGGAGTTGGATATAGTCGTTGGTACACACCAACTTTTGGGTAAGGGCGTAACTTTCCGCGACTTAGGACTTTTGGTGGTAGATGAAGAACAACGGTTTGGGGTGAACCAAAAAGAGAAAATCAAAAGCCTGAAAACTTTGGTTGATGTGCTGACTCTTTCTGCGACTCCCATTCCCCGTACCTTGTATATGTCCCTATCGGGGATTCGGGAAATGAGTTTGATTGCCACACCGCCCCCCTCCCGACGACCGATTCAAACTCATTTGTCACCCATGAACCCGGAAAGCATACGCACTGCGATTCGTCAAGAGCTTGATCGAGGTGGACAAGTGTTTTATGTTGTTCCGCGAGTTGAGGGAATTGAGGAGATAGCAGGAGAGTTGCGACAGATGATCCCCGGCTCGAGAATTGCCATAGCCCACGGTCAAATGGAAGAAAGCGAGTTAGAATCGACGATGCTTTCTTTCAGCAATGGGGAAGCGGACATCCTCGTGTGTACCACGATTATTGAATCTGGTTTGGACATCCCGCGAGTCAATACTATCTTGATTGAAGATGCTCACCGCTTTGGATTAGCTCAACTATATCAACTGCGGGGTCGTGTTGGTCGTGCGGGAATTCAAGCTCATGCATGGTTATTTTATCCAAAACAGCGATCGCTATCCGATGCCGCACGCCAGCGCTTACGAGCAATACAGGAATTTACGCAATTGGGTTCTGGGTATCAGTTGGCAATGCGGGATATGGAAATCAGGGGTGTAGGTAACTTGCTGGGTGCAGAACAGTCGGGGCAAATGGAAGTCATAGGTTTCGATTTATACATGGAAATGCTAGAAGAAGCTATCCGTGAAATCAGGGGGCAAGAAATTCCTAAGGTTGACGATACACAAATTGACCTCAATCTCACAGCGTTCATGCCAGCTGATTACATCACCGATTTGGATCAAAAGATGAGTGCTTACCGTGCAGTTGCATCTGCGAAATCGAAAGAAGAATTATCGCAGATTGCTGCGGACTGGAATGACCGATACGGTACAATTCCCAAACCAGCCACTCAACTGTTGCGGGTTATGGAACTAAAACAGCTTGCTAAAAAGCTAGGATTTAGCCGGATTAAACCAGAAAACAAACAGCACATTGTTTTAGAAACGCAGATGGAAGAACCTGGTTGGAATTTGTTGGCTCAAAATTTACCGGAAACTCTCAAGTCGCGCTTTGTTTACTCTCCTGGTAAAGTCACAGTGCGAGGTTTAGCAGTTCTCAAGGCAGATCAACAATTGCAAACTCTGATTGATGCTTTGGGGAAGATGCAGGGTGCGGTTGTGGAAGAGGCGATCTCTTAA
- a CDS encoding LbetaH domain-containing protein yields the protein MYNRFRKKSHIALIIGILLCILTLGTVVISNPKSDLVSLSRPMNIAVNSGFISPLVELFGDVSVGKKIFVAGNTILRADPGTRICIGSQTNLQDNIVFLALRNQKAPAADCGKLSSSTGERVSIAHQANIKNSKIGNFTFIGFHTDLNNVVLEDGAFVLHGARLSNVRIGKDHLVPIGAVITTQAQADALPLKTEDNSEFHNEVLQVNEEFAENYSELYEENGYDAVVGISLAPKTSWNPQPVQPTLGKNVLLEEFARIVGNVQIGNNSVVGRRTSIRADEGSPIIIGENAEIEDRVTFHALKGTSISIGKNLDTDDNIVFHGPLEVGDNLTIEDDAVLFRSKVGNNVTIGTGALVIGVTLRDGVQVPDNAVITTQKQADALKSITQKIKLAK from the coding sequence ATGTACAACAGATTCAGAAAAAAATCTCACATTGCTCTGATAATTGGCATTTTATTGTGCATTCTCACTCTGGGGACAGTTGTCATCTCCAATCCAAAAAGCGACCTAGTTAGCTTGTCTCGTCCGATGAATATTGCGGTGAACTCTGGCTTTATCAGTCCACTGGTCGAACTATTTGGTGATGTCTCAGTAGGCAAAAAAATTTTTGTTGCTGGCAATACCATTCTACGGGCAGATCCTGGAACCCGGATTTGTATTGGCAGTCAAACCAACCTTCAAGACAATATTGTATTCTTGGCGTTGCGTAATCAAAAAGCTCCTGCAGCAGATTGCGGTAAACTCTCAAGTAGTACTGGAGAACGAGTCAGCATTGCCCACCAAGCAAACATTAAAAACTCAAAAATTGGTAATTTTACCTTTATAGGTTTCCATACCGACCTTAACAATGTGGTGTTAGAAGATGGTGCCTTTGTGCTACACGGTGCAAGGCTGTCTAATGTGCGTATTGGCAAAGACCACTTAGTACCAATTGGGGCAGTTATCACTACACAAGCGCAAGCAGATGCTTTACCACTAAAGACTGAAGATAATTCTGAATTCCACAATGAGGTGCTACAGGTGAATGAAGAGTTTGCCGAAAACTACAGCGAACTTTATGAAGAAAACGGATATGACGCTGTGGTTGGAATCAGTCTCGCACCAAAAACTTCTTGGAATCCTCAGCCTGTTCAACCCACTCTAGGGAAGAATGTGCTACTTGAGGAATTTGCTCGTATTGTTGGCAACGTGCAGATAGGAAACAATAGCGTTGTTGGACGGCGCACTTCAATTCGTGCCGATGAAGGCTCACCAATTATTATCGGCGAAAATGCTGAGATTGAAGACCGCGTTACCTTCCATGCCCTTAAAGGTACTAGCATTAGTATCGGCAAGAACTTGGACACAGATGATAATATTGTTTTTCACGGTCCTCTAGAGGTGGGAGATAACCTGACTATTGAAGATGATGCAGTGCTATTCCGCTCCAAGGTTGGCAACAATGTGACGATTGGAACTGGGGCATTGGTCATTGGTGTTACTTTACGTGATGGTGTGCAAGTCCCTGATAATGCAGTGATCACAACACAGAAGCAAGCAGACGCCTTGAAATCAATTACACAGAAGATTAAACTTGCAAAATAG
- the psbA gene encoding photosystem II q(b) protein, with product MTTTLQRRESGNVWERFCEWITSTENRLYIGWFGVLMIPTLLAATTCFIIAFIAAPPVDIDGIREPVAGSLIYGNNIISGAVVPSSNAIGLHFYPIWEAASLDEWLYNGGPYQLVVFHFLIGCFCYLGRQWELSYRLGMRPWICVAYSAPLASATAVFLIYPIGQGSFSDGMPLGISGTFNFMLVFQAEHNILMHPFHQLGVAGVFGGALFSAMHGSLVTSSLVRETTETESQNYGYKFGQEQETYNIVAAHGYFGRLIFQYASFNNSRSLHFFLAAWPVVGIWLTALGISTMAFNLNGFNFNSSVIDSQGRVIGTWADVLNRANLGMEVMHERNAHNFPLDLASGEAAPVALSAPAING from the coding sequence ATGACTACAACCTTACAACGTCGCGAAAGCGGTAACGTATGGGAGCGGTTCTGTGAGTGGATTACCAGCACTGAAAACCGCCTGTATATCGGTTGGTTCGGTGTGCTGATGATTCCTACTCTGTTAGCCGCGACAACCTGCTTTATCATTGCATTCATCGCTGCACCTCCAGTAGACATCGATGGTATCCGCGAGCCTGTTGCAGGTTCTTTAATCTACGGCAACAACATCATTTCTGGTGCGGTTGTTCCTTCTTCCAATGCGATCGGTTTGCACTTCTACCCCATCTGGGAAGCAGCTTCCCTCGATGAGTGGTTGTACAACGGTGGTCCATACCAGTTAGTGGTATTCCACTTCCTGATCGGTTGCTTCTGCTACTTAGGTCGTCAGTGGGAGTTATCTTACCGCTTAGGTATGCGCCCCTGGATCTGCGTAGCATACTCTGCTCCTTTAGCTTCTGCTACCGCAGTATTTCTAATTTACCCCATCGGACAAGGTTCCTTCTCTGATGGTATGCCCCTAGGTATCAGCGGTACCTTCAACTTCATGTTGGTGTTCCAAGCTGAACACAACATCCTGATGCACCCCTTCCACCAGCTTGGTGTAGCAGGTGTATTCGGTGGTGCCCTATTCAGTGCAATGCACGGTTCCTTGGTGACTTCTTCCTTGGTACGTGAAACAACCGAAACCGAATCTCAGAACTACGGTTACAAGTTTGGTCAAGAACAAGAGACCTACAACATTGTAGCTGCACACGGTTACTTCGGTCGTCTGATCTTCCAATACGCATCCTTCAACAACAGCCGCTCCTTGCACTTCTTCCTAGCTGCATGGCCTGTAGTTGGTATCTGGTTAACCGCTTTGGGTATCAGCACCATGGCGTTCAACCTCAACGGATTCAACTTCAACTCCAGCGTCATTGACTCTCAAGGTCGCGTGATTGGCACCTGGGCGGACGTTCTCAACCGGGCTAACCTGGGTATGGAAGTGATGCACGAGCGCAACGCTCACAACTTCCCCCTCGACTTGGCAAGCGGCGAAGCTGCTCCTGTTGCTTTATCGGCTCCTGCTATCAACGGCTAA
- a CDS encoding creatininase family protein: MLLHLSTWQEVETYLQQSQGIILPIGSTEQHGPTGLIGTDAICAEAIARGVGEATQAVVGPTINVGMALHHTAFPGTISLRPSTMIQLLRDYITCLAKSGFTKFYFINGHGGNIATLKAAFSETYAHLEDLQIPNAQRVQCQVANWFMCGSVYQLAKELYGNQEGSHATPSEVAVTQYVYPEAIKQTPLSPEVGTGHRIYGAADFRQKYPDGRMGSNPALATPEHGQQFYELAVKELSNGYLEFLNAD, translated from the coding sequence ATGTTATTGCATTTAAGCACCTGGCAGGAAGTTGAGACTTATCTCCAGCAGTCTCAAGGTATTATTCTCCCTATTGGTTCGACAGAACAACACGGACCGACGGGATTAATTGGCACAGATGCGATTTGTGCAGAAGCGATCGCCCGTGGTGTGGGTGAAGCAACTCAAGCAGTGGTTGGCCCCACAATTAATGTAGGGATGGCGTTACACCACACCGCATTTCCTGGTACAATAAGTCTGCGCCCCAGCACCATGATTCAACTGCTGCGAGATTACATTACCTGTTTAGCAAAATCTGGTTTTACCAAGTTTTACTTTATCAACGGACACGGTGGTAACATTGCTACTCTCAAAGCGGCATTTTCCGAAACATACGCTCACTTAGAAGATTTACAAATTCCCAACGCCCAACGGGTGCAATGTCAAGTTGCTAACTGGTTCATGTGCGGTTCAGTTTACCAGTTGGCAAAGGAATTATACGGTAATCAAGAAGGTTCCCATGCAACGCCCAGCGAAGTAGCTGTGACTCAATATGTATATCCAGAGGCGATTAAGCAAACACCCCTTTCTCCAGAAGTTGGTACTGGACACAGAATTTATGGTGCTGCTGACTTCCGTCAAAAATATCCAGATGGCAGAATGGGATCAAATCCTGCTTTGGCAACACCCGAACACGGTCAGCAGTTTTATGAGTTGGCGGTGAAAGAACTTAGTAATGGGTATTTGGAGTTTTTGAACGCGGATTGA
- a CDS encoding cupin domain-containing protein, whose amino-acid sequence MEIKLERQPSQEWLNQLGVPKWEIWTKEVSMFPWTYDTQETCYFLEGDVIVTPDEGQPVQMGKGDLVTFPAGMSCTWEIRSDVKKHYSFD is encoded by the coding sequence ATGGAAATTAAGCTAGAGCGCCAACCTAGCCAAGAATGGCTTAACCAATTGGGTGTGCCCAAATGGGAGATTTGGACAAAGGAAGTCTCAATGTTCCCTTGGACTTACGACACTCAAGAAACTTGCTATTTTTTAGAAGGTGATGTCATAGTTACCCCTGATGAGGGACAGCCAGTGCAAATGGGTAAAGGCGATTTAGTGACTTTTCCTGCTGGAATGTCCTGCACATGGGAAATTAGAAGCGATGTGAAGAAACACTATAGTTTTGATTAG
- a CDS encoding Mo-dependent nitrogenase C-terminal domain-containing protein, translating to MLKTNNHQQIIFSAFVNSGLENQTGNQNQVTQPKADLLQPLREWLDSLEIQNRKLARFIAKMIPAQCPFERDIILFGYKIAHIPPMCKLNPLYDQFVGLRFRALCYLVDVCGEDVQSYC from the coding sequence ATGCTCAAAACAAATAATCATCAGCAAATTATCTTCTCTGCCTTTGTTAACTCTGGTTTAGAAAATCAAACAGGAAATCAAAACCAAGTTACTCAACCTAAAGCAGATTTACTGCAACCATTACGTGAATGGCTGGATTCTTTGGAAATTCAAAATCGGAAATTAGCGAGGTTTATTGCCAAAATGATTCCTGCTCAATGTCCTTTTGAGCGAGATATCATTTTATTTGGTTACAAAATTGCCCACATTCCCCCAATGTGCAAGTTAAATCCGTTGTACGACCAGTTTGTGGGGTTACGTTTTCGTGCTTTATGTTATTTAGTGGATGTCTGCGGTGAGGATGTGCAATCCTACTGCTAA